GGGGATAAAAAACCGATCCAACATCTTTCTTTTAGAGGAAAGTGCAAGTTAGTAGTATCCCTATCATTTATCAAGTCTCCAAACCCAAAAATTGCAGCATGATCCAACATGGGATACTTAAACCAAGGCGTATGTATAATCATGACCTTCTACCTATTGCTTTTCTCTAATGTACAAAAGGGTGGAGGAACAAACCTAAAATGGAATTGTTGGTCAATCCTGCAGAATCAACCAGAGACACCATGTTAGTAATTAGCAGTTGTCAGAGTATAAAAAACATATCTATGAAGACCCTATCAGCTATCTTGTTTTCCATTATACGGCCAAAGATTCTGTTTAATTAAGTTCAATATTTGATCACACTATTTGATTGGCCAATCCCTTGATCAATACTCCTTGGCTTACAAACCATGTTCAGCGAAATATATGTACAACAAACAACCCATTCACCATAATCAGAATGAAGGACCAAACACCAGCATAAAAATTTGATCATACGGTGTTTCATTTTTCACTTTGTaaaggtaaaaaaatgaaaaaaaaaaaaaaaaccttccTATTTGCAGATGGAATCTACAAGCAAGTGTAACAAGACATGGTTAAGTGTGTGTTTAGTGTTTCATTGAATCAATTGTTTAAAGAGAGTTTAATAACATACTTTGTAATACactctattattatttaaaattaataatcatgAGACTCATAATTAAATAAGCATTAAGCCTAAAAATGTTTTGTTAAtcttaatcattaaaaaatgtgtttaaGAGAGTGTGTATACTACAATGAGATGGGTTCTAACCTATGTATCCTAATTACCGAATATGACCTACATACGGAACAGTTTTCgtatatattttcaatcaaaCATGATCATCACTGAGAAAAGTGAATACCTTCTGGAAGAGAAATAAGGGGTTGAAGAGAGCAATCACATTGGCAAGGAGGACAAGGAGAAGAGGTGGAATTAATGGATTCATAGAGATGCCAATACAAGGGTCGTCCTGCAATGTAAGCGATGAGAAAGAGTCCCAGAATCCATATCACCAATCTGAAGGCTTTTTGCTGCCTCCTATTCATCTTTGCAAATTGCAACGATGTGGTGTGCTAAGCTGCAGAAGAAGAGGATCTTGACTgtgaataataatttatttgttaaagcTTGGTTTGGTTTCAAGATTCGCATACTCCAAACTGCACCCCATGTTTACGTGTTTCTCTCTTACGTCCCATACACACACTCCTTATTTTCTGTCATtgtattcataattaaaaagtttaaccTTGCTTTCTTGCCTCATTTAACATCCCAATTTTGTACTATTGTAAACCTCCCCACATACGTGAGGTCATGacacttttatattatattctttaaaatacattgtttaagaaaaaaaattaaattcaagatacttttacaacaatatatatatatatatagataaattaatgcaataaacaaaaagatgcataaaatataaattattttacatatataatttctctattttttattgattgaaTCATGTTAATTTAGATCTTTTTATTTGATGAGtgtagtttataattttataatttttaataaattttaaccaatTGTAAAATGGTATGCTTTGGAAGACTCGCTTTTTATCCTGTAGTTTACTTATTTTATCTCATATTTATCTCACattattaatataacataatatataattttttataacatttgtttttattttatgtagatATATATCtcaaaaacatttttcaaaaattggatagtgatattttaacattcaaaaaGTTTTTAGACTTATTTGATACTACCtttcattctctcttttttcttataaatacaAAAGTATACCTTTTTTATGACTAATTTATTTCTCGAATAGGTTGTTAAAAGGTTTGTTTTTTATGTCAAAGAATATTTTCCTGAataaattttttcctaaaaataaattctacCTTTTGATCCAATGAtacactttattaatttttaataattaaaatcattctGAAAGCTAATAATATTATCTAATGATTCATTGAAAAAAGGAAGATAATTTATAAAGAACTGTTCCATCAAAATAAAAGGGAGCCTTGATAAAACAATAAGGTTGGCTTAGAATTTGGAGGTTGCAGGTTCGAATCCTAAAACCTGTCTCTTTCTGAGAAGGAGTAAGTTACATGTATTTATTCTTGAACAAATGATACACATGCACCTTCATCTTagctatttatatttttttctattttttttcttatcatattatataatcTACAAATGTATCATTTTTCCTCTTTCTAGGTATATATTAAAGTACCTTTTTGATGTACATGAATCATTTTTCTTCATCCTTGTCTTGTGCAACCCCTTTTCCATGTTAAAAATGTTGGGATGTTGCTAAAAGCTCTTTTGAATGTATTATGGTTAGTCATCTGCCTAGATACCTGATGCCATGTCAACccaaaaatgtaaaagaaaagaaatgaatgGAAAAAATTCCAATTAGATATAACATTTCAGCACGTTATTGTGATATCCTGTGGCTGCTTTCAAGGTCAATGTCCACTTCCTGCATTTTGATCATTtcctttctcaaattttttagtGTCCCAACTATTTCTTGAAACAGAGGGTGTGAGTTGTGATCAGTGAAAAATGTAGTGATCCTCCCATGTAAGTCAATAAAGCTCCAACCAGGAATTTTTTTCAAGCCAAGAGATCTCATATGAGTCCATGCCTCACCCACTTCTTCCCACTTGTTTGTTGAAGCATAGCAATGTGCTAACTGTACAAAATTTCCAGCATGCGTAGGCCTCAGCAGGAGAATATCATTAGCTATTGTATCACCAAGTTCATCATTCCCATTTGCTCGACAAGCATCAAGGATTATGCCCAAAACATCGAGAACGGGATCTGAGAACTTTTTCTTGTACACGTTGAGTGCCTCCTCTACCCTCCCAGCTCGACAGAGGAGATCCACTACACAAGCATGGTGTTCAAGATTTGGTGCAATCCCAAAATCTTTGGTCATTGATTCGTATATGTTCAAGCCCTGCTCTACAAGTCCATTATGACTACATGAAGATAGGACTGAGAGGAAAATCACATGGTTGGGTTTCATCCCACTTTCCAGGAACTTTGAGTATGACCTCAATGCAATCTCCCCTTTGCCATGATAGCCATATCCTGAAATTATGGCACTCCATGAGACCAAATCATGACTTGGCATCTGGTTGAAACACCTCTGGGCAGTATCCAAATCACCACATTTGCCGTACATGTCGACCAAAGAAGTGTCAACCAAGATACATTGCCTAAGGCcattttttatcacaaaacCGTGGATCCATTTTCCCAAGTGAAGTTGTCCAGTGGACGCACACCCTTGTAGGAGGGAAACAATGGTTATTGAATCAGGTGTTTGATGATCAGATCTCATTTCATTAAAAAGGAACATGgctttacaaacataaccattTTGAACATATCCAGCAACCATAGCATTCCAGGAAACCAAATCCCTTTTGTCCATCATATTAAATACGATGGAACTCTGACCCAAGCGACCACAATTAGCATACATGGTAACAAGAGAGTTCTGAACACCAATATCCATGTGTAATTCCTGCCTTAGTATATAGCCATGAATCGATGCCCCCAAATTAAAAGACCCAAGTCGTGCACAAGCTGTGATTACATTAGTTATAGTAGCAGTAGATGGCTTCACTCTAAATTTTAACATCCGTCGGAAAACAGCTAGTGCT
This portion of the Vigna unguiculata cultivar IT97K-499-35 chromosome 6, ASM411807v1, whole genome shotgun sequence genome encodes:
- the LOC114187682 gene encoding pentatricopeptide repeat-containing protein At4g04370 — its product is MFSYKPKPQLLLSFSVLKRCVVSLPHPTSSSATTNSLNAIINRHSSQGAHRQVLVTYASMLKTQVPSDAYTFPSLLKACSSLNLFSLGLSLHQRVLVKGLSLDPYIASSLINFYAKFGCVDVARKVFDFMPVRNVVPWTTIIGCYSRMGHVSEAFFLFDGMRHQGIPPSSVTMLNLLLGVSELATVQCLHGCAILCGFVSDINLSNSFLNVYGKCGKIDDSRKLFDHMDERDLVSWNSLISAYSQIGNLCEVLLLLKTMRVQGFMLDLQTFGSVLSVAASRGELKLGRCLHGQILRAGFDLDAHVETSLIVTYLKCGNIDIAFRMFERSSDKDVVLWTAMISGLAQSGSADKALAVFRRMLKFRVKPSTATITNVITACARLGSFNLGASIHGYILRQELHMDIGVQNSLVTMYANCGRLGQSSIVFNMMDKRDLVSWNAMVAGYVQNGYVCKAMFLFNEMRSDHQTPDSITIVSLLQGCASTGQLHLGKWIHGFVIKNGLRQCILVDTSLVDMYGKCGDLDTAQRCFNQMPSHDLVSWSAIISGYGYHGKGEIALRSYSKFLESGMKPNHVIFLSVLSSCSHNGLVEQGLNIYESMTKDFGIAPNLEHHACVVDLLCRAGRVEEALNVYKKKFSDPVLDVLGIILDACRANGNDELGDTIANDILLLRPTHAGNFVQLAHCYASTNKWEEVGEAWTHMRSLGLKKIPGWSFIDLHGRITTFFTDHNSHPLFQEIVGTLKNLRKEMIKMQEVDIDLESSHRISQ